Proteins encoded in a region of the Pyxidicoccus trucidator genome:
- a CDS encoding phospholipid scramblase-related protein: MSNKPDLASTGELELDWGSREQRAPAPAGELAVADPAPLHEVPSGAGKGPPGDPRYMGLELKLQLAGLFEAPELRMRQLRELAEVLIGWESKNRYEVCDPTGRVAVYVGETGDGWGSALLRNFWPFYKARMECMTLGGTVALAVEHPWSFLLARANVEAWDGRPLGSIQQRFTFFGRRFDVLSPTGAVVATVEGPLFRPWTFRILQRGVEVAVVRKRWSGLLQETFTDADTFTLEFKPGCTDARLRQMILAVGLLVDVTYFDNRSSSSSFGAGFDIFDFWR; encoded by the coding sequence ATGAGCAACAAACCCGACCTCGCGAGCACCGGAGAGCTGGAGCTGGACTGGGGCAGCCGCGAGCAGCGCGCTCCGGCGCCCGCGGGCGAGCTCGCCGTGGCGGACCCGGCGCCCCTCCACGAGGTGCCGTCCGGCGCGGGCAAGGGGCCCCCGGGAGACCCGCGCTACATGGGCCTTGAGCTGAAGCTCCAGCTCGCGGGCCTGTTCGAGGCCCCTGAGCTGCGCATGCGGCAGCTGCGCGAGCTGGCGGAGGTACTCATCGGCTGGGAGTCGAAGAACCGCTACGAGGTCTGCGACCCGACGGGCCGGGTGGCGGTGTACGTGGGCGAGACGGGGGACGGCTGGGGCTCGGCGCTCCTGCGGAACTTCTGGCCCTTCTACAAGGCCCGGATGGAGTGCATGACGCTGGGCGGCACGGTGGCGCTCGCGGTGGAGCACCCCTGGAGCTTCCTGCTGGCGCGCGCCAATGTGGAGGCGTGGGATGGGCGCCCACTCGGGAGCATCCAGCAGCGCTTCACCTTCTTCGGCCGGCGGTTCGACGTGCTGTCGCCCACCGGCGCCGTCGTCGCCACGGTGGAGGGGCCGCTGTTCCGGCCGTGGACGTTCCGAATCCTGCAGCGCGGCGTGGAGGTGGCCGTCGTCCGCAAGCGGTGGAGCGGCCTGCTCCAGGAGACCTTCACCGACGCGGACACCTTCACCCTGGAATTCAAGCCCGGGTGCACCGACGCCCGGCTGCGGCAGATGATTCTGGCCGTGGGCCTGCTGGTGGACGTGACGTACTTCGACAACCGCAGCTCCAGCTCCAGCTTCGGCGCGGGCTTCGACATCTTCGACTTCTGGAGGTGA
- a CDS encoding carboxypeptidase-like regulatory domain-containing protein: MRKQWAGLIALGVLVLGATVALVQFRCASSPEAPPPATVSPRARDVSGATASTPPPSGSRSVRGRVVDLRGQPVAGVEVSATRAMPGESLSQLPCDVESPGLLLTHLDCSGGPEERVVELIEEERGGAPVLTRVTTAADGTFQLDSLPEGTVALWALGERGAAMEPEVATGREDVELVLEEGLPLSGRVLDEAGVPLSGVRVTLFHQEHSRYFTTSTDADGRFSFGLLPVGAYGLVASSPGLLPAHLPDVSDEDLDDIVLHPPRRIVGQVLLADGRPAPGAEVQVQYSRHVAVTDGEGRFAFEPLAPGEYEVLAERDGAHGFANVSLSEEDRQAEASLTLGTLAFVEGLVRDEAGHPVAGASVTASSEEAGPSFDDGLTGADGRFRMGPLPLGTHTFSVDAEGYHEVEVEKVEVSTSGAPLTFTLRRAFILAGLVTDAEGRPVPDVSLEAVRLKRRPAYTLPPDAPAPTQEEVAELMMDLDSPLYEPNSATSDEEGRFLIEVPEAGRYLLTSGGGSFLREQREVDAPARDVQVVLHTGATLEGTVVDARGAPLAYVQLFMEAGTPQHPHQVMTSSDEQGTFALRGLPPGTYTLKAGLDLGGFVHRASRTVSVRGTETVDASLRMDTGLSVSGLVVDGDGRPVPEAQVEAYSLREKSEAGNSFRPSTATTGPDGRFTVDHVVEGECALVASKEGHTFEEPEREHPLRWPGVVARSGARDVRLVLRYQGYLHGRVVRRDGTPIPRFSVNQAPFRDPGGAFRLPMERAGTTRLLFEAPGLTLSVREVEVPPGRDLDLGDVRLEPGRQLRGRVVDAETSLPVALAEVRVNLVGEDTLTAAHSPLAQERTGADGSFVLPLLERRPMDVDVLHDDFPKLRQRIGADDELLELRLPPGARLEGTLTDREGQPVLTEVYLVSMSPGEARALTPTTTSLGTFQARGLTAGEYMVTAEATTGLDGRRVRFRSQHVRLPATGRVTLALTEWVGPDVPREEGGTPDVPAVRQPEPGSR, translated from the coding sequence ATGCGGAAGCAGTGGGCGGGGCTCATCGCACTCGGCGTGCTGGTGCTGGGTGCCACCGTGGCGCTCGTCCAATTCCGGTGCGCCTCCAGCCCGGAGGCGCCGCCTCCCGCCACCGTGAGCCCGCGCGCCCGGGACGTCTCCGGCGCCACCGCCTCCACCCCACCGCCGAGCGGCTCCCGCTCCGTGCGCGGACGCGTGGTGGACCTGAGGGGACAGCCCGTCGCGGGCGTCGAGGTCTCCGCCACGCGGGCCATGCCCGGCGAGTCCCTGTCACAGCTTCCGTGTGACGTGGAGTCACCGGGCCTGCTGCTGACCCACCTCGACTGCTCCGGCGGGCCCGAGGAGCGGGTGGTGGAGCTCATCGAAGAGGAGCGCGGCGGAGCCCCGGTGCTCACCCGCGTCACCACCGCGGCGGATGGGACGTTCCAGCTCGACTCACTGCCCGAGGGCACGGTGGCCCTCTGGGCGCTCGGTGAGCGCGGCGCGGCGATGGAGCCCGAGGTGGCCACGGGCCGCGAGGACGTGGAATTGGTCCTCGAGGAGGGACTCCCGCTCTCGGGCCGCGTCCTGGACGAGGCCGGCGTGCCGCTTTCCGGCGTGCGCGTGACGCTCTTCCACCAGGAGCACTCGCGCTACTTCACCACGAGCACCGACGCGGACGGGCGCTTCTCCTTCGGCCTGCTGCCCGTGGGCGCGTATGGCCTCGTCGCGTCCAGCCCCGGGCTGCTCCCGGCACACCTGCCGGACGTGTCCGACGAGGACCTGGACGACATCGTCCTCCACCCGCCCCGGCGCATCGTCGGACAGGTGCTGCTCGCCGACGGCAGGCCCGCGCCAGGCGCCGAGGTCCAGGTGCAGTACTCGCGGCACGTCGCAGTGACGGACGGCGAGGGCCGCTTCGCCTTCGAGCCCCTCGCCCCCGGTGAGTACGAGGTGCTGGCCGAGCGCGACGGCGCGCACGGCTTCGCGAACGTGAGCCTCTCCGAGGAGGACCGGCAGGCGGAAGCCTCACTCACGCTGGGCACCCTCGCCTTCGTCGAGGGACTGGTGCGCGACGAGGCCGGACACCCCGTGGCCGGCGCCTCCGTCACCGCGTCCTCGGAGGAGGCCGGGCCCTCGTTCGACGACGGCCTCACCGGGGCGGATGGCCGGTTCCGCATGGGCCCCCTGCCCCTGGGCACGCACACCTTCAGCGTGGACGCCGAGGGCTACCATGAGGTCGAGGTGGAGAAAGTGGAGGTCTCCACCTCCGGAGCGCCCCTGACCTTCACGCTCCGCCGCGCCTTCATCCTCGCGGGCCTCGTCACCGACGCCGAGGGACGCCCGGTGCCGGACGTGTCGCTGGAAGCGGTGAGGCTCAAGCGGCGCCCGGCCTACACCCTCCCGCCGGATGCGCCCGCTCCCACGCAGGAGGAAGTCGCCGAACTCATGATGGACCTGGACTCCCCCCTGTACGAGCCGAACAGCGCGACGTCGGACGAGGAAGGCCGCTTCCTCATCGAGGTCCCCGAGGCGGGGAGGTACCTCCTCACGTCCGGCGGCGGCAGCTTCCTCCGGGAGCAGAGGGAGGTGGACGCGCCGGCCCGAGACGTCCAGGTGGTGCTGCACACCGGGGCCACGCTGGAGGGCACGGTGGTGGACGCCCGCGGCGCACCGCTCGCGTATGTGCAGCTCTTCATGGAGGCCGGCACGCCCCAGCACCCGCACCAGGTGATGACGTCGAGCGACGAGCAGGGCACCTTCGCCCTCCGCGGCCTGCCGCCCGGCACATACACGCTCAAGGCGGGGCTGGACCTGGGCGGCTTCGTCCACAGGGCGTCGCGCACCGTGTCCGTCCGGGGCACGGAGACGGTGGACGCCTCGCTCCGGATGGACACGGGGCTGTCGGTGTCGGGCCTCGTCGTGGATGGTGACGGCCGTCCCGTCCCGGAGGCGCAGGTGGAGGCGTACTCGCTGCGAGAGAAGTCCGAGGCAGGCAACAGCTTCCGGCCCTCCACGGCGACCACCGGCCCGGACGGGCGCTTCACCGTGGACCACGTCGTGGAAGGCGAGTGCGCCCTGGTGGCCTCGAAGGAGGGCCACACCTTCGAGGAGCCCGAGCGGGAGCACCCCTTGCGGTGGCCGGGAGTCGTCGCGCGCTCGGGCGCCCGCGACGTGCGGCTGGTGCTGCGCTACCAGGGCTACCTCCACGGGCGCGTGGTGAGACGGGACGGCACGCCCATTCCCCGCTTCAGCGTCAACCAGGCGCCCTTTCGCGACCCGGGGGGCGCCTTCCGCCTTCCCATGGAGCGCGCGGGCACCACGCGGCTGCTGTTCGAGGCGCCCGGCCTCACGCTCTCCGTGCGCGAGGTGGAGGTGCCACCGGGACGGGACTTGGACCTGGGAGACGTGCGGCTGGAGCCGGGACGCCAGCTGCGGGGCCGCGTGGTGGACGCGGAGACGTCCCTGCCCGTCGCCCTGGCGGAGGTCCGGGTGAACCTCGTGGGCGAGGACACGTTGACGGCCGCGCACTCCCCGCTGGCACAGGAGCGCACTGGAGCAGATGGCTCCTTCGTGCTGCCACTCCTGGAGCGGCGGCCGATGGACGTGGACGTGCTGCACGACGACTTCCCCAAGCTGCGCCAGCGGATTGGAGCGGATGACGAGCTACTGGAGCTGCGCCTGCCCCCGGGAGCAAGGCTGGAAGGCACGCTGACGGACCGCGAGGGCCAGCCCGTGCTGACGGAGGTGTACCTGGTGTCCATGAGCCCCGGGGAGGCCAGGGCGCTGACTCCCACGACGACCTCCCTGGGCACCTTCCAGGCCCGGGGGCTGACGGCTGGGGAGTACATGGTGACCGCCGAGGCGACGACGGGCCTGGACGGCCGCCGGGTCCGGTTCCGCTCCCAGCACGTGCGCCTGCCCGCCACGGGCCGGGTGACGCTGGCCCTGACGGAGTGGGTGGGGCCTGACGTGCCCAGGGAAGAGGGCGGCACCCCCGACGTGCCCGCCGTGAGGCAGCCGGAGCCCGGCTCGCGGTGA
- a CDS encoding lysophospholipid acyltransferase family protein — protein sequence MAHCRAIRLLLSIFFWLFFVLSSTVLFLGAVLVWLVTLPFDRDGRVLHLYSCFWAQLYFYVNPLWHLRVDGRERLPWRGPAVLVANHESLGDILVLFGLYRPFKWVSKAENFKLPLIGWNMHLNRYVPLVRGDKVSIAKMMRGCEYWLSRGVPILMFPEGTRSFDGQVKPFKDGAFTLAMKMKCPIIPVVLTGTARTLPKHGLVLEAQSHCHVQVMPPVDPAAFPDVPTLREHVRDLIIAEQARLDSRASAPPGA from the coding sequence GTGGCACACTGCCGCGCCATCCGACTCCTACTCTCCATCTTCTTCTGGTTGTTCTTCGTGCTCTCCAGCACGGTGCTCTTCCTCGGCGCCGTGCTCGTGTGGCTCGTCACGCTCCCGTTCGACCGGGACGGGCGGGTGTTGCACCTGTACTCGTGCTTCTGGGCGCAGCTGTACTTCTACGTCAACCCGCTGTGGCACCTGCGGGTGGACGGCCGCGAGCGCCTGCCCTGGCGCGGGCCCGCGGTGCTGGTGGCCAACCACGAGTCGCTGGGCGACATCCTCGTCCTCTTCGGCCTCTACCGCCCCTTCAAGTGGGTCTCCAAGGCGGAGAACTTCAAGCTGCCCCTCATCGGCTGGAACATGCACCTCAACCGCTACGTGCCGCTGGTGCGTGGGGACAAGGTGAGCATCGCGAAGATGATGCGGGGCTGTGAGTACTGGCTGTCGCGCGGCGTGCCCATCCTCATGTTCCCCGAGGGGACGCGCTCCTTCGACGGGCAGGTGAAGCCCTTCAAGGACGGCGCCTTCACCCTGGCAATGAAGATGAAGTGCCCCATCATCCCCGTGGTCCTCACCGGCACCGCGCGCACCCTGCCCAAGCACGGGCTGGTGCTGGAGGCCCAGTCCCACTGCCACGTGCAGGTGATGCCTCCGGTGGACCCGGCCGCCTTCCCCGACGTGCCCACCCTGCGCGAGCACGTGAGGGACCTCATCATCGCGGAGCAGGCCCGCCTCGACTCGCGGGCGTCCGCGCCTCCAGGGGCGTAG
- a CDS encoding LysR family transcriptional regulator, translated as MILDVRHLRLVAAVVDTGSVTAAARVLHLSQPALSHQLRDVEERLGAELFQRQGRRMVLTGPGQRVLEAARKVVAEVDAAEAEVSRLAQSSQGQLRLATECYTAYHWLPGVLRRFTAKHPGVEVRIAVDATRRPVEALLSGELDLGIVSEPVRHRRLAGAPLFEDELLAVMAPDHPLAKKSVLHAADFAREHVLLYSIPLTESTLFQQVLVPAGITPARVSRVELTEAIVEMTKAGLGVAVLARWAVAPELARGTLAAVRVTKPGLRRHWHAAWPRTVRPAPYLTAFVELLAKAGPPGR; from the coding sequence ATGATTCTGGACGTCAGGCACCTCAGGCTGGTGGCGGCGGTGGTGGACACGGGCTCGGTGACGGCGGCGGCGCGGGTGCTGCACCTGTCGCAGCCGGCGCTGAGCCACCAGCTCCGCGACGTGGAGGAGCGCCTGGGCGCCGAGCTCTTCCAGCGCCAGGGCCGGCGCATGGTCCTCACCGGCCCCGGCCAGCGCGTGCTGGAGGCCGCGCGCAAGGTGGTGGCCGAGGTCGACGCCGCCGAGGCCGAGGTCTCCCGCCTCGCCCAGTCCTCACAGGGCCAGCTGCGACTCGCCACCGAGTGCTACACCGCCTACCACTGGCTGCCCGGAGTCCTGCGGCGCTTCACCGCGAAGCACCCGGGCGTGGAGGTGCGCATCGCCGTGGACGCGACGCGCCGGCCGGTGGAGGCGCTGCTGTCCGGAGAGCTGGACCTGGGCATCGTCAGCGAGCCCGTCCGGCACCGCCGGCTCGCGGGCGCCCCGCTCTTCGAGGACGAGCTGCTGGCCGTCATGGCCCCCGACCACCCGCTGGCGAAGAAGAGCGTGCTGCACGCCGCGGACTTCGCCCGGGAGCACGTGCTGCTCTACAGCATCCCCCTCACCGAGAGCACCCTCTTCCAGCAGGTGCTGGTGCCCGCGGGCATCACCCCCGCTCGCGTGTCCCGCGTGGAGCTGACCGAGGCCATCGTCGAGATGACCAAGGCCGGCCTGGGCGTGGCGGTGCTCGCGCGCTGGGCGGTGGCGCCGGAGCTGGCGCGCGGCACGCTGGCCGCCGTGCGCGTGACGAAGCCGGGCCTGCGCCGTCACTGGCACGCGGCCTGGCCGCGCACCGTGCGCCCCGCGCCGTACCTCACCGCCTTCGTTGAGTTGCTGGCGAAGGCGGGCCCGCCGGGACGCTGA
- a CDS encoding MBL fold metallo-hydrolase — MSLKTVSLAADVLVVTGETYASNTTLFLDGRDVLMVDALGSRADAQALRRFVHEELNARVRLAVCTHGFSDHLAALQEFPEALVLAHERFEDTFRAERFRSDEESGFFRAPELRAAGPLHLQWGRYALEVFSNTGHTASTLNIDVPSLDLLFSADTAVGHMAYVAYGAPEAIDAALGRSEARGRARVIQGHGGVVSPRTLSSARYYLRALEAAVREARGTPERVRAIPLAACLPADVRGSEFEAFFHSRNLDEVVTRRLWR, encoded by the coding sequence ATGAGCCTGAAGACTGTGTCCCTGGCCGCCGATGTCCTCGTCGTCACCGGGGAGACGTATGCTTCCAACACCACCCTGTTCCTGGATGGCCGCGACGTGCTGATGGTGGACGCGCTCGGCAGCCGCGCGGATGCACAGGCGCTGCGGCGCTTCGTCCATGAGGAGCTGAACGCTCGGGTGCGGCTGGCGGTGTGCACGCACGGGTTCAGCGACCACCTGGCCGCGCTCCAGGAGTTCCCCGAGGCGCTGGTGCTGGCGCACGAGCGCTTCGAGGACACCTTCCGCGCGGAGCGCTTCCGTTCGGATGAGGAGTCGGGGTTCTTCCGCGCGCCGGAGCTTCGGGCCGCTGGGCCGCTGCACCTTCAGTGGGGGCGGTATGCGCTGGAGGTGTTTTCGAATACGGGACACACGGCGAGCACGCTGAACATCGACGTGCCTTCGTTGGACTTGTTGTTCTCCGCGGACACTGCGGTGGGTCACATGGCGTACGTGGCCTACGGGGCGCCGGAGGCCATCGACGCGGCGCTCGGGAGGTCGGAGGCGCGGGGGCGCGCTCGGGTCATCCAGGGGCACGGGGGCGTGGTGTCACCGCGCACGCTGAGCTCGGCGCGGTACTACCTGCGGGCGCTGGAAGCGGCGGTGCGCGAGGCGCGCGGGACGCCGGAGCGGGTGCGGGCGATTCCCCTCGCGGCGTGCCTGCCGGCGGACGTGCGGGGCAGTGAGTTCGAGGCGTTCTTCCACTCGCGGAACCTGGACGAGGTGGTGACGCGACGGCTGTGGAGATGA